A single region of the Brassica rapa cultivar Chiifu-401-42 chromosome A03, CAAS_Brap_v3.01, whole genome shotgun sequence genome encodes:
- the LOC103862408 gene encoding plant intracellular Ras-group-related LRR protein 4: protein MDSMQLDKRLDSTEQVVEEIMRLHRSLPPRPGLDDVEAARSLILNVEQEDQAWLEAIANQRKPSDVPGDLFTVLQEMKKGLVLFRSKEQRREATKLLDLETVHSSFDEFIQRASHCIASPSSNGSAPSRPPRVPKPPASLYLSEKAPVRPKEMVSRDDSFVTTKAKPSSLYGDALVAHRSPQLLDSTLTTGKFAGNDGDNLSLIKLASLIEVSSKKATKVLNLQNKLTEQVEWLPDSIGKLSSLTSLDLSENHIVVLPNTIGKLSSLTKLNLHSNRITHLPESIGELLNLVYLNLSSNQLSSLPSSFSKLSQLEELDLSCNNLPILPESIGSLANLKKLDVETNEIEEFPYSIGGCSSLKEVRADYNKLKALPEAIGKITTLEILSVRYNNIRQLPTTMSSLASLKEVDVSFNELESVPESLCFATTLVKLNVGNNFADMVSLPRSIGNLELLEELDISNNQIRVLPESFRMLTKLRVFRAHENPLQVPPRDVAEKGPQAVIQYMNDLVEMRNEKSLVVKPKKSWVQMCFFPKSNKRKHNSMEIV, encoded by the exons GAGACTTCACAGATCTTTACCACCAAGGCCAGGACTCGACGACGTCGAAGCTGCGAGGTCTCTGATACTCAACGTTGAGCAAGAAGACCAAGCTTGGTTAGAAGCCATTGCTAACCAGAGGAAACCCTCCGACGTTCCTGGCGACCTTTTCACCGTGCTGCAAGAAATGAAGAAAGGTCTTGTTCTGTTTCGCAGCAAAGAACAGAGAAGAGAAGCCACCAAGCTTCTTGATCTCGAAACTGTTCACTCTTCTTTCGACGAGTTCATCCAAAGAGCTTCTCATTGCAttgcttctccttcctctaacgGCTCTGCTCCATCTCGTCCTCCGCGTGTTCCTAAGCCGCCGGCAAGCTTGTATCTCTCCGAGAAGGCCCCTGTTCGCCCCAAGGAAATGGTTTCACGAGACGATAGCTTCGTGACGACTAAAGCTAAGCCTTCTTCTCTTTATGGTGATGCTTTGGTTGCTCATAGAAGTCCTCAGCTTCTGGATTCAACACTtaccaccggaaaattcgcag GCAATGATGGAGATAACCTAAGTTTGATCAAACTTGCTAGTTTGATTGAAGTATCATCCAAGAAAGCTACAAAAGTCCTGAATCTACAAAACAAGCTAACCGAACAAGTGGAGTGGCTTCCAGATTCTATCGGCAAGTTGTCAAGTCTAACATCACTTGACTTGTCTGAGAATCACATTGTGGTGTTACCAAACACCATAGGAAAACTCTCTTCCCTGACAAAGCTAAATCTGCATTCCAACAGAATCACTCATCTCCCTGAGTCTATAGGAGAGTTGTTGAACTTGGTTTACCTCAACCTCAGCAGCAACCAGTTATCATCTCTCCCTTCATCGTTCAGCAAGTTGTCGCAACTCGAGGAGCTTGATCTGAGCTGCAACAACCTCCCTATCCTCCCTGAGTCCATCGGTTCTCTTGCGAACCTAAAGAAGCTTGACGTTGAGACAAACGAGATAGAAGAGTTCCCTTACTCCATCGGTGGATGCTCTTCTCTCAAAGAAGTCCGTGCGGATTACAACAAGCTCAAGGCTCTTCCTGAAGCTATCGGGAAGATCACTACTCTCGAGATCTTGTCCGTCCGTTACAACAACATCAGGCAGCTACCGACAACGATGTCTTCTTTAGCTAGCCTCAAAGAAGTGGACGTGAGTTTCAACGAGCTCGAGTCTGTCCCCGAGAGTTTATGTTTCGCCACGACGCTTGTGAAGCTGAACGTTGGAAACAACTTCGCTGACATGGTGTCGCTGCCGAGATCGATAGGGAACCTTGAGTTGCTTGAGGAGCTTGATATAAGCAATAACCAGATCCGTGTTCTTCCGGAGTCGTTCAGGATGCTTACGAAGCTGCGTGTGTTTCGTGCTCATGAGAATCCGTTGCAAGTTCCTCCTCGTGATGTAGCTGAGAAGGGTCCTCAGGCTGTTATTCAGTACATGAATGATCTTGTGGAGATGAGGAACGAGAAGTCTCTAGTGGTTAAGCCTAAGAAGAGCTGGGTTCAAATGTGTTTCTTCCCTAAGTCCAACAAGAGAAAACACAACAGCATGGAGATCGTCTAG
- the LOC103862410 gene encoding probable E3 ubiquitin-protein ligase ATL45 yields the protein MTRSSRFLGSATAPPPPQEILAAETDMVVILSALLCALICVAGLAAVARCAWLRRLTGVNSAAVGESPPPPSKGLKKKALQSLPKSTFAAADSPSSSAGDGDSSTECAICLTEFSDGEEIRILPLCSHAFHVACIDKWLTSRSSCPSCRRVLVPMKCDRCGHHASTAESHVKDHQDRSQFTPVIIPAFLP from the coding sequence ATGACTCGCTCCTCTAGATTCCTCGGATCGGCGACGGCGCCGCCACCGCCGCAAGAAATCCTCGCCGCGGAAACCGACATGGTCGTGATTCTCTCAGCTCTCCTCTGCGCTCTCATATGCGTAGCCGGCTTAGCCGCCGTAGCTCGCTGCGCCTGGCTCCGCCGTCTCACCGGCGTTAATTCCGCCGCCGTTGGCGAATCTCCGCCGCCGCCGAGCAAAGGTCTCAAGAAGAAAGCGCTCCAGTCTCTCCCTAAATCCACCTTCGCCGCCGCAGACTCGCCGAGCTCCTCCGCCGGAGACGGAGACTCATCCACCGAGTGCGCCATATGCTTAACGGAGTTTTCCGACGGAGAAGAGATCAGGATATTACCGCTATGTAGCCACGCCTTCCACGTGGCGTGCATAGACAAATGGTTGACTTCTCGGTCGTCGTGTCCTTCTTGCCGCCGGGTTTTGGTTCCGATGAAGTGTGATCGGTGTGGACACCACGCTTCCACGGCGGAGTCTCACGTTAAAGACCACCAAGATCGTTCACAGTTCACTCCCGTCATTATTCCTGCTTTTCTTCCTTAA
- the LOC103862665 gene encoding uncharacterized protein LOC103862665, which produces MNQDLLVADLLSRETREWNVAKINRTLPELAERILQIRPSRLGTHDTYIWNLKSSGEYTTKTGYMALTQNIAEVSSPATTNSIDWRKSVWSNRTAPKIKLFLWKSLHEALPTGFNLQKRGMREHTACCRCGAIETTDHLLFQCRFARDLWSLGPWEIPFDSSSCDFLSVNLLASLHWRNLPPIGISINIFPWICWIIWVERNRLLFERRISTPEEALVKAIKAAREWEAAQLTPQKALKLNLRSTPEKELPPNTITCNTDAAWIASSTKAGLGWIFFDSSAMEINRGSSNQLHVSSACMAEALAVREALLHASSLGFTKIWLRSDSQVLMRAINQKRGPTELFGVLSDIVSLSSSFQFCCFSFLPRDLNGLADSIAKAQLCA; this is translated from the coding sequence ATGAACCAAGATCTCTTAGTGGCTGACCTCCTATCTAGAGAGACACGGGAATGGAATGTCGCGAAGATAAATAGAACCCTACCGGAACTCGCAGAGCGCATTCTCCAAATAAGGCCGAGCCGTCTGGGGACACACGACACCTACATATGGAACCTCAAATCGTCGGGGGAGTACACGACGAAAACAGGATACATGGCTCTGACACAAAACATCGCTGAAGTCTCGTCTCCTGCAACAACAAACAGCATCGACTGGAGAAAGTCAGTTTGGTCAAACAGAACAGCACCAAAAATAAAGTTGTTCTTATGGAAGAGCCTACATGAGGCCCTACCCACGGGCTTCAATCTCCAAAAAAGAGGAATGAGAGAGCATACCGCTTGTTGCAGATGTGGAGCCATTGAAACTACAGACCACCTCCTCTTTCAATGTCGGTTCGCTCGGGATTTGTGGAGCTTAGGTCCATGGGAAATTCCTTTCGATTCTTCTAGTTGTGATTTCCTTTCGGTGAATCTTCTGGCCTCACTACATTGGAGAAACCTTCCCCCGATTGGTATCTCGATCAACatctttccctggatctgttgGATCATCTGGGTTGAAAGGAACCGGCTACTCTTCGAGAGAAGGATTTCGACGCCGGAGGAAGCGCTAGTCAAAGCCATCAAAGCAGCACGTGAATGGGAAGCAGCACAACTCACTCCACAAAAGGCTCTGAAGCTGAATCTCAGATCAACGCCGGAGAAAGAGCTACCACCAAACACAATCACATGTAATACCGACGCGGCCTGGATCGCATCATCAACTAAGGCGGGCTTGGGCTGGATCTTCTTCGACTCGTCTGCTATGGAGATCAACAGAGGCTCATCTAACCAACTTCACGTCTCGTCTGCATGTATGGCTGAGGCCTTAGCTGTTAGAGAAGCCCTTCTCCACGCGTCCTCCCTCGGTTTCACCAAAATCTGGCTTAGATCAGATTCACAAGTGCTCATGAGAGCAATCAACCAGAAACGGGGACCTACAGAGCTCTTTGGAGTACTGTCGGATATCGTTTCTCTATCTTCATCCTTTCAATTCTGTTGCTTCTCGTTTCTTCCTAGAGACCTTAATGGGTTAGCGGACTCAATTGCTAAAGCCCAGCTTTGTGCTTGA